The Constrictibacter sp. MBR-5 DNA window CTGGGACAATGTCGAGATCCGGCCCGACGCCTTCGCCGACAGCCGCGGCGACCTGGAGCGGCTGGGGTTCAATGTCGGCGATTTCGTCGCCGTGGATCCGGGCTACGAGCTGACCGACACCGGCTTCGTCAACTCGCGCTACCTCGACAACAAGGCCGGTGCGGCCGTCATGTTCGCCGCGATCAAGGCGATCCGCGACGGCGGCCTGGAGCTGCCGATCGACTGCCACATGCTGTTCACGATTTCCGAGGAGGTCGGGTCCGGCGCCTCCGCCGTCCTGCACGGCGACGTGGCGGAGATGGTCACCATCGACAACGGCACCAGCGCGCCCGGGCAGAACTCGCGCGAGACCGGCGTGACGGTCGCCATGAAGGACATGGTCGGGCCGTTCGACTATCACCTGACGCACCGGCTGCTCGACCTGTGCCGGCGCTTCGCCATCCCGCACCAGCGTGACGTCTTCCGCTACTATCGCAGCGACAGCGCCTCGGCACTCGACGCGGGCAACGACATCCGCACCGCGCTCGTCTGCTTCGGCATCGACGCCAGCCACGGCTACGAGCGCATCCACGTCGACGCGCTCGCCAGCCTCGCCGAGCTGACCGCGCTCTACATGCAGTCGCCGCCGATCACCCAGCGCGACGAGGCCGTCATCGGCCCCGTCGAGGGCTTCCCGGAAGGCCAGGGCGAGCCCGAGCCCGAGTTCGAGAGCGTGGTCCGCGGCTGACCCGCCGCCCCGAGGCGGGCCGCACTTCCGGCCGCGGCCGCCCGCCGGCATACTGCGCGCAACGCGGCCCCGCGGGAACGGGGCCGACCGCAACAGCGAGGACCCGCGCGCCATGACGGACGCAACGCCGACCGCCCTGCCGACCTATAGGATCTACGCGATCCGCTATGCCCAGCAGCCGCTGCGGGACGAGGGGCACACCTATCTGGGCGGCGAGCACGGCAAGATGATCGCCGGCCTCGACTTCTTCATGTGGGCGATCGAGGGCAACGGCCGGACCATCGTCGTCGACACGGGCTTCAGCCGCGAGACCAACGAGAAGCGGCCGGGCCGCGAGTGGCTGTTCCGGCCGAAGGACGGCCTCGCCCGCATCGGCATCGACACGTCGAAGGTCGAGGAGGTCATCCTCACCCACGCCCA harbors:
- a CDS encoding osmoprotectant NAGGN system M42 family peptidase; amino-acid sequence: MKKPEIDTDYLLHILRELLAIPSPTGFTDRVVMRACAELEQLDVRFELTRRGAIRADLPGRQHTPDRAVVSHLDTLGAMVKRLKDNGRLELVPIGHWSSRFAEGARVTIFTDGNVFRGSILPLKASGHTFNEEIDTQPVSWDNVEIRPDAFADSRGDLERLGFNVGDFVAVDPGYELTDTGFVNSRYLDNKAGAAVMFAAIKAIRDGGLELPIDCHMLFTISEEVGSGASAVLHGDVAEMVTIDNGTSAPGQNSRETGVTVAMKDMVGPFDYHLTHRLLDLCRRFAIPHQRDVFRYYRSDSASALDAGNDIRTALVCFGIDASHGYERIHVDALASLAELTALYMQSPPITQRDEAVIGPVEGFPEGQGEPEPEFESVVRG